The window GACAGCAACCAGACCTTCCTCGCGGTAAATTCGGATCGAGCGGACTTCGCGGGCACGACCCAGTCTGCAGCGATCGATCTGTCCGCGACTGAGCCGGGAGCCTACGGGTACCTCATCCAGTCAGACGACCAAGGCGCGGGCGTCGATCTCCTCGCGATGTTCATGCCGAAGGACAGCGGCCTCGCCGATCCCATGCTGGCCGCGTTCGAGGCGATCTTCGAGAACGGCGAATATGAGCGCATCATGGCGGAGTGGGGCATCAAGGATGCCGCGGTGGACGAGCCGCTACTGAACCCGGCCTCCTGACGCACTCGAAGACGAGGACCGACATGACCGACGTCACCACGCGCCCCTTGCGCAACCCGCACGCCGATCGATCGATCGACGCTGCGAACGCGCGTCGCCGTATCCATCCATGGCGCGTCGTCGCCGGTCTTGCGATCATTCTGGTCACCGCGCAGATCCTCCACTTCCTCATCACGAACGAGCGCTTCGACTGGCCTGTGGTGTGGGAGTACCTCTTCAATCCCAGTGTCCTCATGGGCCTGGGCATGTCAATCATGCTGACGGTGGTGGGCATGGTGCTGGGGTCGATCCTCGGCACCATGCTCGCCGCCGGGCAACTGAGCTCGTTCGCCCCGGTGAAGTGGTTCTGCATCGTGTTCGTCGGGTTCTTCCGCGGCGTGCCGCCGCTCGTCCAGCTCATCTTCTGGTATAACCTGGCGTACCTCCTGCCGCGGATCGCGCTCGGTGTGCCGTTCGGTCCCGAGCTGTTGAGCTGGCCGACGAACGACGTCATCACTCCCCTCACGGCAGCGATTATCGGACTTTCGCTGCACGAGGCCGCATACATGGCTGAGATCGTGCGTGCCGGTATCATTTCGGTCGACTCCGGTCAGCGTGACGCCGCCTCGGCGATGGGCTTCTCGCGCTGGCATGCGTTCAGCCGGGTGGTCCTGCCACAGGCGATGCGCGTCATCATCCCACCGACCGGATCCCAGGTGATCGCGCTCCTGAAGGGAACGTCGTTGGTGAGCGTCATCGCGATGGGCGATCTGCTGCACTCCGTCCAGGTCATCTACAACCGCACCTATGAGGTCGTGCCCATGCTGCTCGTCGCCGTCATCTGGTATCTCGTGGTCGTCACCCTGCTGACGATCGTCCAACGACGGGTGGAGGGCCACTTCAGCCGGGGCATGTCCCGAACCGCCCGCGCACGGCGGACCATTCAGCGGATCGAGGAGCCGGCATGATCGCCGCGCAGGCGCAGGCGCAGGCGCAGGACAAGCCGGTGCTCGAGGTCATCGGGCTGCGCAAGCTGTACGGCGATGACGTCGCGCTCGACGGCGTCGACTTCGAGGTCCGCGTCGGCGAGGTGGTGGCTGTGCTCGGCCCCTCCGGCTCGGGCAAGTCGACGCTTGTACGCTGCATCGACCAGCTGGAGTCCATCGAGGGAGGTGCCATCTTCCTCGACGGCGAGCTCCTCGGCTACGAGCGACACCGCGACGGCATCCGCCCCCTCATGAATGCGGACATCGCCCGTCAGCGCCGTCGCATGGCGATGGTGTTTCAGCAGTTCAACCTCTTCCCGCACTGGACCGTGATGCGCAACATCACCGAGGCACCCATAAAGGTGCACGGTGTCCGCCCCGCCGAGGCGCGCGCTCGCGCGAAGGAGCTGCTCGCCCGAGTGGGTCTCGCCGACAAAGCAGAGGCCCATCCACGACAGCTCTCCGGCGGACAGCAGCAGCGCGTCGCGATCGCACGCGC is drawn from Microbacterium sp. zg-B96 and contains these coding sequences:
- a CDS encoding amino acid ABC transporter permease — its product is MTDVTTRPLRNPHADRSIDAANARRRIHPWRVVAGLAIILVTAQILHFLITNERFDWPVVWEYLFNPSVLMGLGMSIMLTVVGMVLGSILGTMLAAGQLSSFAPVKWFCIVFVGFFRGVPPLVQLIFWYNLAYLLPRIALGVPFGPELLSWPTNDVITPLTAAIIGLSLHEAAYMAEIVRAGIISVDSGQRDAASAMGFSRWHAFSRVVLPQAMRVIIPPTGSQVIALLKGTSLVSVIAMGDLLHSVQVIYNRTYEVVPMLLVAVIWYLVVVTLLTIVQRRVEGHFSRGMSRTARARRTIQRIEEPA
- a CDS encoding amino acid ABC transporter ATP-binding protein, whose amino-acid sequence is MIAAQAQAQAQDKPVLEVIGLRKLYGDDVALDGVDFEVRVGEVVAVLGPSGSGKSTLVRCIDQLESIEGGAIFLDGELLGYERHRDGIRPLMNADIARQRRRMAMVFQQFNLFPHWTVMRNITEAPIKVHGVRPAEARARAKELLARVGLADKAEAHPRQLSGGQQQRVAIARAVATQPRILLFDEPTSSLDPELIDEVLQVIKDLAESGMTMIVVTHELEFARNVADRCVFMAEGVVIEDEPSAKFFTDPRSTRLRAFLGMAHEQPAAEARG